GCCGTCCGCAAGGCGATCAGGATATTCGAACAGCGACAACTCCCGCCGGCGAAACTGTCGATCGAAACCGCGCGCAGCGGATTCGACGCGGGCACGACGAGCTTGGCCGCGCTCCTCGACTCTGAGCGTCGCTTGCGCGCCATCGAGCTGGAGCTCCTCGGCTTGAAAATCGAGGAGCAGAGCAGATACGCCGACCTCGAACGCCTCGCCGGAGGTTCGCTATGAAGGACGTGAAACTTCTTTTCGGGGCGGCCCTCGCTGTGGCGGCATTCGGCGGCGCTGGCGTCGTGCTTTGGCGCGCCAAGGAGCCGGTGCGCGCGCCTACCGAGATCCATGCCGGAACTGGGCCGGTGATCTACTACCGGGATCCGGACGGGCCCTTCTATTCCGCCGAGCCGAAGAAGAACGCGGCAGGAAAGGACTATGTCGCCGTCCGCGCCAGCGAAGACGTCTCCTTCGAAGACAAGCCGCCTGCGCCTGGCCATCAGGAAAGCCGCGGCCGTCGCATCCGTTATTACCGCAACCCGATGGGCCTCCCCGACACGTCGCCGGTTCCAAAGAAAGACCCGATGGGAATGGACTATGTGCCCGTCTATGAAGACGAGACGCAGGACGCCTCCACGGTCGTCATCAGCGCCACCAAGTTGCAAAAGACGGGCGTACGTTCGGAGCCTGTCCAGCGGCGGATGATCGCCGCTCCTGTTCGGGCGTCTGGCCGCGTGGACTTTGACCCGCGACGCATGTCGGTCGTGTCGCTTCGTTTCGAGGGATTCGTCGAATCCGTCGAGAAGTTCGCGGAGGGCGATTATGTGCGCAAGGGCCAGCCGCTCATGCGCATCTACGGGCCCGACCTCTCCAACGCCGCGGCCGAATATGTCGCGGTGCTGAACGCCCATTCCTCGGCGCGAATCGAAGGCGCACGGCGGCGGCTCGTCAATCTTGGCCTCGACGACGCCATGATCGCCGCTATTGCGCGGAGCCGCCGCGTTCCCCGCGTCATCACATGGCCGGCGCCGCAGGATGGCCACGTCATCGAACGCAAGGCCTTAAGCGGCATGCGCGCGGCGCCCGGAGAGATGCTGTTTCGCATAGTCGATCATAGCGTCGTGTGGGTGCTCGCGGATATTCCCGAACGAGACGTGGAATCCGTCGCCGCGGGTCAGACGGCGATCATCCGCACGAGGTCCTATCCGGATCGGCCCATCAAGGGACGCATCGCGCTTATCTATCCCCATCTGAACATGGAAACGCGCACCGCGCGCGTGCGCATCGAGCTGCCGAATACGGAGGGCTTGCTGCTCGGCGACATGTACGCCGACGTCGAGATCGAAACCGGCGGCAAGGGGAAGGTCCTCGCCGCGCCGGAAAGCGCGATTATCGATGCAGGCAAGCGACAGGTCTTGCTTCTCGACAAAGGCGAAGGCCGCTTCGAGCCGCGACAAGTCAAGATCGGCCGTCATGGAGACGGCTATGCGGAAATCGAAAGCGGCGTCGCCGAAGGAGATCGCGTCGTTACTTCCGCCAACTTCCTGATTGATGCGGAGAGCAATCTGAAAGCGGCGCTAGAGGCGCTCGATCATGGCGAGGCGGGCAAGTGATCGGCCGGCTCATCTCCTGGTCGGCCCGCAATCTCGTGCTGGTGTCGGTTGGGACCTTCTTTGCGATCGCCGCCGGCCTCTATTCGCTGCGAACTCTGCCCCTAGACGCCATCCCGGATCTTTCGGACGTGCAGGCGATCGTCTTTACTGAATATCCGGGACAGGCGCCGCAAGTCGTGGAGGACCAAGTCACCTATCCATTGGCGAGCGCCATGTTGACGGTTCCGCGGTCGAAGGTGGTGCGCGGCTTCTCCTTTTTCGGCGTCTCCTTTGTCTATGTGATTTTCGAAGACGGGGTGGACGTCTATTGGGCGCGTTCGCGCGTGCTCGAATATCTGAGCGCCGTGACAAAACGCTTGCCGGCCGGCGCCTCGCCGGTTCTCGGTCCTGACGCGACGGGCGTCGGCTGGGTCTATCAATATGCGCTCGTCGCAAAGCAAATGACGCTTGCCGAATTGCGCTCGCTTCAAGACTGGACGCTGCGTTACGGCCTCGCGAAGGCCGAAGGGGTCGCCGAAGTGGCGAGCGTGGGCGGTTACGTGCGACAATATAACATTGTCGTCGATCCAAACCGGCTGCGCGCCCTCAACATTCCCCTTTCAAGGATTCGTCAAGCCGTTCGCGCCAGCAATGCGGATGTCGGCGGCCGAACGGTGGAGCTTTCGGAATTCGAGTTTATCGTTCGCGGGCGAGGCTATCTGAAAAGCCTCGCCGATCTCGAAAATATCGTTTTGCGCGCCGGCGAGGGAACGCCGCTCCTTCTCAAGGATGTCGCGCGCGTTGAGCTCGGACCGGATGAGCGGCGCGGCGTCACCGAGCTCAACGGCGAAGGCGAGGTGGCGAGCGGAATCGCCTTGCAGCGTTATGGCGCCAACGCCCTGACCGTCATCGACAATGTTAAGGCGGCGCTGGCGCAGATCACGCCGAGCCTTCCCAAGGGCGTTGAGATTGTCCCGGTCTACGACCGTTCCGAGCTTATCCACGCCGCGATCGAAACCCTTCGCGGCACGCTTGTCGAGGAAAGCGTCATCGTCGCGCTCGTCTGCGTCGTCTTCCTTTTGCATTTCCGCAGCGCGCTGATCGCGATCATCATGCTGCCGGTCGGCGTGCTCATGGCCTTTGCGGCGATGAAGACGCTTGGGCTCGGGTCCAACATCATGAGCCTGGGGGGCATCGCCATCGCCATCGGCGCGATGGTCGACGCCGCGATCGTGATGATCGAGAACGCTCACAAGCGGCTGGAGCGGGCCGCGCCCAATATGCCGCGCCTCGACATTTTGATCGACGCAGCGACTGAAGTCGGTCCGGCGTTGTTCTTCAGCTTGCTCATCATAACAGTCTCGTTCCTGCCAATCTTTACGCTGGAGTCTCAGGAAGGTCGGCTTTTCAGCCCGTTGGCCTTCACAAAGACTTTCGCCATGGCGTCAGCGGCGCTGCTATCCGTTACGCTCGTGCCGGCGTTGATGGTTGTTTTCGTACGCGGCAAGATCGTCTCAGAGGAAAGAAACCCGATCAATCGGGCCCTGATATCTGTCTACCGGCCGATCATCCGCCTGATCATGCATGCGAAGGTTCCAACGATCCTTCTGGCCGTCGGCGCTCTCGT
This window of the Methylocystis hirsuta genome carries:
- a CDS encoding efflux RND transporter periplasmic adaptor subunit, whose product is MKDVKLLFGAALAVAAFGGAGVVLWRAKEPVRAPTEIHAGTGPVIYYRDPDGPFYSAEPKKNAAGKDYVAVRASEDVSFEDKPPAPGHQESRGRRIRYYRNPMGLPDTSPVPKKDPMGMDYVPVYEDETQDASTVVISATKLQKTGVRSEPVQRRMIAAPVRASGRVDFDPRRMSVVSLRFEGFVESVEKFAEGDYVRKGQPLMRIYGPDLSNAAAEYVAVLNAHSSARIEGARRRLVNLGLDDAMIAAIARSRRVPRVITWPAPQDGHVIERKALSGMRAAPGEMLFRIVDHSVVWVLADIPERDVESVAAGQTAIIRTRSYPDRPIKGRIALIYPHLNMETRTARVRIELPNTEGLLLGDMYADVEIETGGKGKVLAAPESAIIDAGKRQVLLLDKGEGRFEPRQVKIGRHGDGYAEIESGVAEGDRVVTSANFLIDAESNLKAALEALDHGEAGK
- a CDS encoding efflux RND transporter permease subunit, giving the protein MIGRLISWSARNLVLVSVGTFFAIAAGLYSLRTLPLDAIPDLSDVQAIVFTEYPGQAPQVVEDQVTYPLASAMLTVPRSKVVRGFSFFGVSFVYVIFEDGVDVYWARSRVLEYLSAVTKRLPAGASPVLGPDATGVGWVYQYALVAKQMTLAELRSLQDWTLRYGLAKAEGVAEVASVGGYVRQYNIVVDPNRLRALNIPLSRIRQAVRASNADVGGRTVELSEFEFIVRGRGYLKSLADLENIVLRAGEGTPLLLKDVARVELGPDERRGVTELNGEGEVASGIALQRYGANALTVIDNVKAALAQITPSLPKGVEIVPVYDRSELIHAAIETLRGTLVEESVIVALVCVVFLLHFRSALIAIIMLPVGVLMAFAAMKTLGLGSNIMSLGGIAIAIGAMVDAAIVMIENAHKRLERAAPNMPRLDILIDAATEVGPALFFSLLIITVSFLPIFTLESQEGRLFSPLAFTKTFAMASAALLSVTLVPALMVVFVRGKIVSEERNPINRALISVYRPIIRLIMHAKVPTILLAVGALVVTILPARQLGSEFMPALNEGALLYMPTTLPGLSVTKAAQLLQTQDRIIKSFPEVRSVFGKAGRASTATDPAPLEMFETIINLKPKDEWRPGVTIDSLVAEMDAALQFPGVANAWTMPIRNRIDMLATGIKTPVGVKIMGNDLSKLEGLARQAEKVIRGVRGASSAYAERVMGGYYLDIEPDRGTLARYGLMIDDVQATIATALGGEVVTTTVEGRERYGVNIRYPRDFRSSPRAIASDVLISLPGGGTIPLGEVARVELVRGPTSIRTENGQLAVYIFVDIRDRDIGSFVAEARKAVSDAIDFPAGSYAIWSGQFEYLQRAETRMRIVVPVTLAIIFLLLYLNFRRITETLIVMLSLPFALVGGVWLMWLMKFNMSVAVGVGFIALAGVAAETGVVMLIYLDAAMNEVADARANQGKAFTKADLREAIMLGAVERVRPKMMTVVAIMAGLVPILWSTGAGSEVMQRIAVPMIGGMVSSTFLTLIVIPAIYALIKGIGLPVTGLEKRQEMRALKSEPPQAGLNV